AACTTGGACTTCAAAACCTGGCGCGACGACATGAACACATACCTTAGGCATAAACCTGATGGGTGCGCAACCTAGTCAGTTAGGCTGCCCTACGTCCATAACTGTGGACGATACATGCAGGTCCCAAGAGACAACGGTAAGAGATATATTTCAGAAACCGTAAGACCACAGCTGACGTTCGGTTGTTCTTAACTCGACCGCCGGAACATTTGTGGGCGAAGAGACAAAGGAGCAAGCTATGAACCATGCTAGTGGCACATCCATACTTCGATTTGAAGGCATAATGTAACACTAAGTTTAAAATTCCGCTTTGCAGCATCAAGCTACCGCGTCACAATATTTGTCGTGTGCTCAGTGACAGCTCAAGAATACTTAGTAATCGTGGTTCAGGTATCGCCGCAGGACTTGACCGCGTGTATATTTCGCTGCGGGACTTCACTGCGGGTGTCGCTGGGTGGATGGTGAgctccatgatggccggcTGGACGGATGGATTCATGGATGTGTAGAtgtctggatggatggactgaACGCTCTGCTTGCGACGTGTGAGCGGCAGATCAATCGCGCTTGCAGATCATGGAGATTGCGACCTGGGGTTGCGAGATATGGGTCTATTCGACACATTTGGCCCGACGTTAAGAGATTTAAGCTTGTTCAAGTAACCAGTCTAGGAAGTCACTATGCCGGTCATACCCATACACCCGAGTAGTAATACGGAACTGCTGCACAAAAAGGGCGCCGCTGTGCTACTAGAGTATTTCCCCAGATTCAGCGGTCGCAGGGGGCATAAAGTGCCTCTACAACTGGCCACTTCCATTTTCACTGCCAGCATGTGAAGTGActgacggtgacggtgagAAATGCCTCGCTCTTAGCGGAAGGCCGTCCTACCTGTCCCACTAATCTCGGCCAGTGAGCTAAACCTGCCTAGGTAGTGCTGACACTACCTGACGTTGGATATAAAAAGGTTCTTATCCCTGCCCCTGTAACTcacttttctttccttctgAGTGTCATCATATGTAgttattataataatattattaatataataGGGAATTGCTATACCGGcatgacactttggctacaccgGCATGAACCTTACACCGGCATGACTTTTACCACTTTTGATTCGCCCAAATTTTAGGTACTTCTCAACAAAGGCGGTGTAGCCAGCTTCCTTAACGTCTCCTAAATCACCTACAGCCTGGTCTATTGCAAGCACAATTGTGCACAATTGCGGGCGCAATTAGTCTCCCACCATTTGAAAACTGCGTTCAGattgttgcgattgaacttaCTTCTTATTCaattctggctgacagctctcatacctatatatatacctagtggcacggcccgtgccactaggCAGCGACTCATCCGCCTAAAATGTCTTCATACATGATTCACACTAAGTCAACACAGATCGCAATCATACAGAAGTACGTAATCAGTAATAGCCATAAAAACTGAGTACCAAACAGAAATAACCACTAATTATTACATTATAGTAAGTTAAGAACTTCAATTTTATCTCACGGTATAACCACAATACAACTTGCATCGTCTTCTCCACTCTTGGCCAATTCCCATTGACTTCTTGTTCTGCGAACATTTGGTTGCGTCCTTCGACCACTGTAGCGCATTCCTGATGACTTCCCGGCTTCAAGAACCACAGGAAGCCTATTTTTCTGTTGCCGGGTTGAGACGCTTGTCTGGCTACTGGTTCGTGCCATAGTGTCTTGACTCAAATCTTTTGCTCTCTTGGCAAGGGTGGATTTGTTGAGGCTCCCTGGTGGTCGACCTCGCCTTCGCCCATTTGAGTGACTAATTAATTGACTCGGGGGATGCCGACCCTGCCTCTGACTGCTTGTCTGACTGCCAGACCGATGGCTTGCCGTAATAGCTAGGCTCTCAGGAACCGCCTGGATAGTGTTCTTTGGTCTCCCACGTAATGTAGTAGCAATTTTCGGGTCAAGAATTCGGAGGTATGGGTCTCGAGATGCTGATTCCCTGAGTCTCCAATGTGGATGGACCTCCCATTTCGTGAAAGGTGTTCCGGAATCTAGCTTTGCATAGACTTTATGATAGCAGGGAATGCCGAGCTCAACAGAAACCGTACAGTCGTTGTCGCAAGGTCCAATAGAGTCAGGAAAAGGGTTCTTACCCGTCGGCATAAACTTGAGAGCAATGCGGTATTGCTTACTGATTAACCCCAGTCCCTTCGATGACATAATTGTTCGCAGCTCGCCAAGATAGTCCCCCATTGAACCCATGTATTGGGGGGCAGTAAGGACATCATCCTGCCCACATGCATCCTTAAAACTACGTTCTTGGTCGTGAATCATGTCTTGCATTGCCTCGACGAGTCGGTAGAGGTGGCTCATGCCGTTCAAGAGATagcttttgacattgttgttgcttgcttctgtGCCAGATGTAACACGAATACCAAAGTTACGATAGTGACGGATAAAGCAGCGTGCCCATTGAGCACTGACGGGCAGATAGATCGAATAGAGGTATTGTAGAATCGCCCGCTGATCATCGAACTCTTTACAAAGATCTCTCCATGCTTGCTCGAACGCTTCCTCTGTCTCAGCATAGAGAACCCGCTTCCACATCAAGACAACACCTTAGTAGGTATGAGGAATCTTATCGCTAGTTGAGGAATCTTTAATCAGATGTTTGTCTGTAGTGCCAAGCCGCACCTGTGTTTGGGAAGCAACATCTTCGCTGTCACTAGTGGCGAAGCTAGCTCTACCCTCACCGCCGCCTACCCACCTATTCTTCGATTGTAggagaacatttgaaagAATATGATGAATacagagctgttgctgtatAAGCGGGAATTGGTCCTGAAGAGCAGCTTTCATTGCCTTGTCGAAGTCTGTGATGATAACATCAGGTTGTCTGATTGAGTGTTTCGTAATAAGTTCGCGAATGCTCTCGGCAAGAAATTGGAAGccttctctcctctcgtTATCTATTAAGCCAAATGCAGCATTGAACACCGTCCCGAGACAGGTTTGTCCAGTGGCTTGAAATAATGGAAGCTTGAATCTATTGGTGTTATATGTATTATCGAAGCTTATAACCTCAGGGAAGCGCTTCCACATCTGTAGACAATAGGGAAACgtccagacaagaccaagtaATCTATTAGGTTCATTATCAGCCCATTTGGCGAGATACGGAATGCGCTTCTCATCAAAGAGCTTGATCAATGCCGCAGTAGGTGTATAGCCACTCAGTTTTTCTCGATTAATAAGACAACGGGCATTGTAGATATCTTTCCGCAGCAGTGTAGTATCAGGGAATTCTGCTTCAACGATAGCAGCTACATCGCTAGCCCGAATACCTGCTCGACGACTTGCTGACTCGATAGCTGCTTTGACTGATGTGGTAAGGCGTCTATGGGAAGGATGCGAGGATGGGGTAATACTCCTTTCATGGttgtgctggtgatgctcaGGATTTTCATGCTGTCGCAGAAGC
This genomic window from Pochonia chlamydosporia 170 chromosome Unknown PCv3seq00035, whole genome shotgun sequence contains:
- a CDS encoding mutator-like element (similar to Colletotrichum gloeosporioides Nara gc5 XP_007273515.1) → MQPCSYGTAVAIHMPTSNHSTRANLRRQRGHDPSDQLHQEKRPQSSQQARFSPSPDEVRPQSASSSVTSTSRFYGLGDDNALDNLFASSPQTFSSLPHPHGSQGLHEPAWELRSDYEIYLQNDFFHGQEHIQRVTSLIPGPELGLFASKPPESPQSAQQPPATRRTEFQSAMSIVRDVIGEGRTLTIDLARSYERVRGWRERWGWPPLSPEAYEPPPPYSPTCRLPTQSLLVSPTQENIDSSPIRQSISPIPEQILNPPIPGDPAPSAEALFERVNSFAKKHGFGIVRRNKYSYKGRLIRYTFLCDRYGPPEASQSAGLRVKRSRKCGCKWKVIAEALQEGKWLLRQHENPEHHQHNHERSITPSSHPSHRRLTTSVKAAIESASRRAGIRASDVAAIVEAEFPDTTLLRKDIYNARCLINREKLSGYTPTAALIKLFDEKRIPYLAKWADNEPNRLLGLVWTFPYCLQMWKRFPEVISFDNTYNTNRFKLPLFQATGQTCLGTVFNAAFGLIDNERREGFQFLAESIRELITKHSIRQPDVIITDFDKAMKAALQDQFPLIQQQLCIHHILSNVLLQSKNRWVGGGEGRASFATSDSEDVASQTQVRLGVVLMWKRVLYAETEEAFEQAWRDLCKEFDDQRAILQYLYSIYLPVSAQWARCFIRHYRNFGIRVTSGTEASNNNVKSYLLNGMSHLYRLVEAMQDMIHDQERSFKDACGQDDVLTAPQYMGSMGDYLGELRTIMSSKGLGLISKQYRIALKFMPTGKNPFPDSIGPCDNDCTVSVELGIPCYHKVYAKLDSGTPFTKWEVHPHWRLRESASRDPYLRILDPKIATTLRGRPKNTIQAVPESLAITASHRSGSQTSSQRQGRHPPSQLISHSNGRRRGRPPGSLNKSTLAKRAKDLSQDTMARTSSQTSVSTRQQKNRLPVVLEAGKSSGMRYSGRRTQPNVRRTRSQWELAKSGEDDASCIVVIP